A region of the Acidobacteriota bacterium genome:
GGGCGCCTGATCGTCTTCGAGTCGATTCAGATCAACCCGGATCTCGCCGCGAATTTGTATCAGATCGATCTGCCAAGCGATGTCGAGGTGACGAACGGTTTCAGCGGTCTTCCCGACTTCGACGCCAGCTCCGCCCAGTAGATGGACCCGACTTCATTCGGGCTCGTCCTCGACCCGTTGTTCGAGAGACACGACACGGGTGTGGGGCATCCGGAACGACCGGAGCGTTTGACGCTTCTCCGCGAACTCTTCGAGAAGAGTGGTGTCACCGACCGCGTCACACGGGTGCCGTTGACCCGGGCGGAGGATGCATCGCTGCTTCTCTGTCATGACCTGGAGCACATCCAGCGTGTGGATCAAGCGTGCCGCAACGGCGAGCGGGTCCTCGACGGCATGGACACGGCGATCTGTCCCGAGAGCGCAGAGATCGCGCGTCATGCCGCCGGCACGGTGGTCGAGCTCTGCCGGCGCGTGGCCGCGGGCCGATTAACTGCGGGGTTCGCCGCGGTCCGGCCACCGGGGCATCACGCCGAGCGGGATCTGGCCATGGGCTTCTGTCTATTCAACACCGTCGCCATCGCGGCCCGCTGGCTGACCCGAGAGGGTGGGTTGAAGCGGGTCATGGTGTTCGACTGGGACGTCCATCACGGCAACGGTACCCAGCATATCTTCGATGACGATCCGTCGGTGTTGTACGCATCCGTTCACCAGAGCCCACTCTATCCCGGCACCGGTGCCGCGACGGAGCGTGGCGTGGGGAACGCCCTCGGCACGACGGTGAACTGTCCGCTGCCGCCGGGGAGTGGCGACGAGGCGTTCCTCGACGCCATCGCGAATCAAGTAGTTCCCGCCGCGCAGGGGTTCAAGCCGGAGTTCATCCTGCTCTCGGCCGGCTTCGACGCGCATCGCGCGGATCCACTGGGTGGTCTGGAGGTCAGCGGCGAGGCGTTCGTCGAGGCGACGCGTCAGATGATGACGCTAAGCTCCGAACTCTGTGACGGGCGCCTGGTCTCGGTTCTGGAGGGTGGTTACGATCTTAACGCACTGGCCGCGACGGCCCTGGCCCACGTTACGACGATGCTTGGCTGAGCGGATTCCAGGTCACGGCAACGTCGGCTCCCGAGAAGGCCAACGGCGTACGCGCATCCAGCGAACGATGTTTGACGAGACCCAGTCCGATCGCTCCGCCCTCGGGATGGGCGATAAAACTGGTGACCTCGCCGACGGTCTTGTCGCCGTGAAGAAGCTTTGAACCGATATCACCGTGACCGGGATCGTCCCAACGTAATTGCACCAGCGATCGAGAGACCTTGTCGTAGTTGTGGAGTCTCGCGACGACTTCCTGTCCGATGTAACAGCCCTTATCGAACGAGACCGCATCGCGTAGACCCGCTTCCAGAGGGTTCCACTTTTCGCTGATCTCGAATCCCGTGGCAGGGAGTCCGGAAGAGATCCGCCAGCACTCGGCGATCTCGGAGCCGATCGCAGAACCACCCATCGTCGCGGCATCGGCAACGAGAGTCTCACGCGCCTCGTCGGCATGATCGACATCGGTCAGCAGCGACCAGCCCTGGGTGCCATGAGCGTCGTGCCCGAGGATCCAGGTCGGACCATGGATCCTGTCGGTCGCCGCGATGCCGAGCGGACCGAGAGTTGTCGGTAGCCAACGGTCGATGAGATCGCGAGATCGCGGTCCGATGACGGAGAAGAGTCGATGGTCTGCGCTGCGGTCCGTCAGGTCGGTCTGCTCCGCGAACGTGTAGCGCATGAAATGGTCGAGGATCGGCTGCGCGTCCCCACAACCTCCGATCAGCCACAACGGTCCATCGCCGGCCTGGTGAACCCAGAATCGCTCGATCACTCGACCCTTGGCGCTGGTCAGGACGGTCTGGGCTCCAGCCCCCGGCGGCAGGTCGAGAACCTCCCCGGTGCTGAGCCGGTTCAACAGCGGCAGCATGTCGGGACCCGCGGCGGAGAGGAGTCGATAGCCCGTTCGTGCGACCACCGCAGCCGTTTCCGTCGCCGCCCGCCACTCCTGCCCGGGATCGCTCAACGAGACGGGTCGACGAACTCGAGACCGTCGATCTGTGGTACCAGTCCCATCTCGACTCCTTCCGAGAGAAGTCGTTCGATGGCCTTTCGTCCACGGTCGCCGTAATCACGAGTCAGATCGTTGACGTACATGCCCACAAATTGATCGGTCAGCGCTTCGTCGAGTCCACGACCGAAACGCGCCGCGTAGTCCAGGGCCGGCTGCCGATGATCGAGTCCGTAGGCGATGCTGGCGGCGATCACCCGTGTCAGCGATGCCATCGCGTCCTTGCCGAGAGACTTCAGCACGACGTTGCCACCCAGCGGGAGGGGGAGTCCGTCGGTCCGGTCCTGCCACCAGACGCCCAGGTCCACCAGTTGGGTCAGTCCCTGGGACGCGTAGGTCAATTGGCCTTCGTGGATCACCAGACCTGCGTCGGCCTTGCCGGACTCGACATGATTGAGGATCTCGTCAAACGGAACGACCTCCACGTCGAGGTCCTTTCCAAGATAGAGTTGCAACGCAAGATAGGCCGAGGTCAACGTGCCGGGGATGGCGATCTTCGACTTGCGTAGCGTGTCGGTGTCCATCTCCTTGCGTGCCACGATGCTGGGGCCGTAGCCGTCGCCCATGCTGGCGCCGCAGGGCATCAACGCGTAGCGGTCGGTGAGATGGGCGTACGCATGGATCGAGACGGCGGTCACCTCGAGTTCGCCCACCAGGGCGCGACGGTTGAGGCTCTCGATATCCTCGAGGATCTGTTCGATCTGGAAGCCCTCGGTGTCGACCAATTCGGCTGCGATGCCGTAAAACATGAAGGCATCATCGGGGTCCGGGCTGTGTCCGACACGGGCGGTTTTCAGGGCGGTTTCGGTCACTGGATTCTCCAGATTGAGGATGGATTCCGTGGAACCCCGAATTATATCGAATCGAGCGCGGAACGCCTACCGGCCGGATTCCCGAGGCTCTTGCGCATCGCCCGGGGCGGGGCCAGAATGTCGGACACGCAGCCCGAGGAGGACTCATCGTGCGCAAGGTTTGTTCGATTGCCATTATTGCGACCCTGTTCCTGGTCTCTGCCGCACCGCTCCTGTCAAAGCCCCGCAAGGAAGAGCCCAAGCAGGTAGGCGTGATCCACATCCTGATCGGTTTCAAGAAGACCGTCAGCGGCAAGGTCCTGGATCGCACCAAGAAGCAAGCCCAGGATCTGGCCTACGAGATTCTCGACCGTGCCGAGGCCGGGGAGGAGTTCGACACGCTGCTCGTCGAGTACAGCGACGACTACAAGGCGCAGCGTGGCATCGTCCTCTTGAAAATGAACAACTTCGGTGAGCCGATTACAACGGGCGTGTTCGGGCGCAGCACCATGGCCGCCAGCTTCGCCGAGGTCTCGTTCCAACTGGAAGTCGGAGAGATCGGCTTCACTCGTTACCATCCCGGCAACAGCCCGTTCGGTTATCACATCATCAAGCGCATCGAATAATGGGTGCGGATGCGATCCGCGACCAGCTCGTCACGTGGCGACGGTTTCTTCATCGTCGTCCCGAGTTGGGTCTCGAGGAGCACGAGACGTCAGCGTTCCTGCAGAAGACGCTGACCGAGCTGGGGATCGAGATCCACACGGGTTACGCGGGTACGGGTGTCGTCGGTGTGTTGCGCTGTGGACGTCCCGATGCCGGTGCTGTCTTGTTGCGTGCGGACATGGATGGTCTTCCGGTCCAGGAGGTCGACGGTCGGGACTACGGGTCCGAGATCCCGCAACGGATGCATGCCTGTGGGCATGATGGCCACATGGCGATGTTGCTGGGCGCGGCGACCCAGCTGAAGGACCGCGACGATCTACCCCGCGACGTGCTGCTCTGTTTCCAGCCCGGCGAAGAGGGGTTTGGCGGAGCAGAGAAGATGATTGCCGGTGGCGTGCTGGATCTCGCCGACGTGCAGGCGGTCTACGGGCTGCATCTGTGGTCCCAGTTCGATGTGGGGACCGTGCAGCTACGACCCGGCCCGGCAATGGCGGCTCAGGACGAGATGCGTGCCCGCTTCATCGGCCGAGGGGGGCACGGGGCGTTACCCCACAACACGATCGACCCCATCGTTGCCGCCTCTCAGGCGGTTGTGACGCTGCAGCAGATCGTCTCGCGGAACATCGATCCGCTGGAGGCGGCGGTGATCACTATCGGTGCGATCCGCGGGGGAGAGGCGGCCAACGTCATTCCCGACTTCGCGGAGATCGAGGCGACGATGCGGGCCTTCGACGGCGGTGTTCGGAACACGATTCGCGAACGTGCCGAGGCGGTCTGTCGCGGTGTCGCCACGGCGACCGGCTGCGAACTCGACTACGAGTTGCTGCCCGGCTACCCGCCGGTGGTCAACAACGCCGACGCCGTGGCGAAAGCCCGCCGGGTCGCCATCGAGGCGTTCGGCGAGTCGGCGGTGATCGAACATGCGCCGATGGCGGCGGCCGAGGATTTCTCTTACTTCCTCAACGAGCGTCCCGGAGCCTTCATCTTCATCGGTGCCCGAAATCAGGAACGTGGCATCACGGCCGCCCATCATTCGCCCAACTTCGATATCGACGAGGCGGCGTTGCCGATCGGGACCGAGCTATTGACGAAGATCGCGTTGGCGCCTTAGCGTGAGGAAGATGCCGGCGAAGATCAGTGACCCGCCTACGAAGACCGGCCAGCCGAGC
Encoded here:
- a CDS encoding histone deacetylase, producing MDPTSFGLVLDPLFERHDTGVGHPERPERLTLLRELFEKSGVTDRVTRVPLTRAEDASLLLCHDLEHIQRVDQACRNGERVLDGMDTAICPESAEIARHAAGTVVELCRRVAAGRLTAGFAAVRPPGHHAERDLAMGFCLFNTVAIAARWLTREGGLKRVMVFDWDVHHGNGTQHIFDDDPSVLYASVHQSPLYPGTGAATERGVGNALGTTVNCPLPPGSGDEAFLDAIANQVVPAAQGFKPEFILLSAGFDAHRADPLGGLEVSGEAFVEATRQMMTLSSELCDGRLVSVLEGGYDLNALAATALAHVTTMLG
- a CDS encoding ABC transporter substrate-binding protein, whose product is MTETALKTARVGHSPDPDDAFMFYGIAAELVDTEGFQIEQILEDIESLNRRALVGELEVTAVSIHAYAHLTDRYALMPCGASMGDGYGPSIVARKEMDTDTLRKSKIAIPGTLTSAYLALQLYLGKDLDVEVVPFDEILNHVESGKADAGLVIHEGQLTYASQGLTQLVDLGVWWQDRTDGLPLPLGGNVVLKSLGKDAMASLTRVIAASIAYGLDHRQPALDYAARFGRGLDEALTDQFVGMYVNDLTRDYGDRGRKAIERLLSEGVEMGLVPQIDGLEFVDPSR
- a CDS encoding peptidyl-prolyl cis-trans isomerase — protein: MRKVCSIAIIATLFLVSAAPLLSKPRKEEPKQVGVIHILIGFKKTVSGKVLDRTKKQAQDLAYEILDRAEAGEEFDTLLVEYSDDYKAQRGIVLLKMNNFGEPITTGVFGRSTMAASFAEVSFQLEVGEIGFTRYHPGNSPFGYHIIKRIE
- a CDS encoding M20 family metallopeptidase, with the protein product MGADAIRDQLVTWRRFLHRRPELGLEEHETSAFLQKTLTELGIEIHTGYAGTGVVGVLRCGRPDAGAVLLRADMDGLPVQEVDGRDYGSEIPQRMHACGHDGHMAMLLGAATQLKDRDDLPRDVLLCFQPGEEGFGGAEKMIAGGVLDLADVQAVYGLHLWSQFDVGTVQLRPGPAMAAQDEMRARFIGRGGHGALPHNTIDPIVAASQAVVTLQQIVSRNIDPLEAAVITIGAIRGGEAANVIPDFAEIEATMRAFDGGVRNTIRERAEAVCRGVATATGCELDYELLPGYPPVVNNADAVAKARRVAIEAFGESAVIEHAPMAAAEDFSYFLNERPGAFIFIGARNQERGITAAHHSPNFDIDEAALPIGTELLTKIALAP